From one Thalassospira lucentensis genomic stretch:
- a CDS encoding enoyl-CoA hydratase/isomerase family protein, with amino-acid sequence MSQETGLVVDINDGGIAIITISQPERKNALTKPMWGELARIADDLGGDSNLRCIVIRGGSGAGFGAGADIHEFVRERDGFEKARDYGMLHAEALQALRVCQHPVIAAIDGPCIGASFVLAAACDLRIAADNAKFAVPPMKLGATLGYPELQIMLDLLGEATLFEILLEGQVFDVARAREIGFIARHVPLDAFDAEVTATATRIAGGAPITQRLHKKMINRLKEGGSIDAREFDEGYRAFDSADFKEGYTAFLEKRKAVFEGR; translated from the coding sequence ATGTCGCAGGAAACCGGACTTGTCGTCGATATCAATGACGGCGGTATTGCAATCATCACCATTTCGCAGCCGGAGCGCAAAAACGCGCTGACCAAGCCGATGTGGGGGGAACTTGCCCGGATTGCCGACGATCTTGGTGGGGACAGCAACCTGCGTTGCATCGTTATTCGCGGCGGCAGCGGGGCCGGATTTGGGGCCGGAGCGGATATTCATGAATTTGTTCGCGAACGTGACGGGTTTGAAAAGGCGCGCGATTACGGAATGCTCCATGCCGAAGCCTTGCAGGCGCTTCGGGTTTGCCAGCATCCAGTGATTGCGGCGATTGACGGGCCGTGCATCGGGGCGTCGTTTGTGTTGGCTGCGGCCTGCGATTTGCGGATTGCAGCCGATAATGCAAAATTCGCCGTGCCGCCGATGAAGCTTGGCGCGACGCTGGGCTATCCGGAATTGCAGATCATGCTGGATCTTCTGGGCGAAGCAACCCTGTTTGAAATCCTGCTGGAAGGGCAAGTTTTTGATGTCGCGCGTGCGCGCGAAATCGGCTTTATCGCCCGGCATGTGCCACTTGATGCATTCGATGCGGAAGTAACGGCGACAGCAACCCGAATTGCCGGTGGCGCACCGATCACCCAGCGCCTGCACAAGAAAATGATCAACCGCCTGAAAGAAGGCGGTTCGATTGACGCAAGGGAATTTGACGAAGGATACCGCGCCTTTGACAGTGCGGATTTCAAGGAAGGCTACACCGCCTTTCTGGAAAAAAGAAAAGCGGTGTTCGAAGGCAGGTAA
- a CDS encoding DinB family protein, whose translation MAKMNFNDYGRAMAKYNSWQNGILYDLCDQIGDEERRRDRGMFFGSIHATLNHLLYIDHRILGILKTGQAEPFDARTVMADDFETLGKMRIETDTAIAEFVDSSDHGWQDDIRELMGLDGVTRKLPRQLFLMQLFNHQTHHRSQITSELYKMGLDYGITDVPLTPDLPL comes from the coding sequence ATGGCAAAGATGAATTTCAACGATTACGGCCGCGCCATGGCCAAATATAACAGCTGGCAAAATGGTATTCTGTACGATCTTTGTGATCAGATTGGTGACGAGGAACGCCGCCGTGACCGCGGTATGTTTTTTGGCTCGATCCACGCAACACTTAATCATCTGCTGTATATAGATCACCGCATCCTCGGCATTCTGAAAACCGGACAGGCCGAGCCATTTGATGCCCGCACCGTCATGGCCGATGATTTCGAAACTCTTGGCAAAATGCGGATCGAAACCGACACGGCAATCGCCGAATTCGTCGATTCCAGCGATCATGGCTGGCAGGATGACATTCGCGAATTGATGGGGCTGGATGGTGTAACCCGCAAATTGCCGCGCCAGCTTTTCCTGATGCAGCTTTTCAACCACCAAACCCATCACAGATCGCAAATCACAAGCGAGCTTTACAAGATGGGTCTTGATTACGGCATTACCGACGTGCCGCTGACACCGGATTTGCCGTTGTGA
- a CDS encoding multidrug effflux MFS transporter, translating into MANTDASAPINTQRLAILLAALIATAPFAIDTYLPAIPAMAADFGAPTHNVEVSISMFLIGFALGQLIGGPLSDRVGRRPVALIGLVIYIITSAIIIFVDSSLSLNVMRFIQAIGGGFALVIVGASVRDLFDGKDAARMFALIAVIMMIAPLVAPTVGSALLVYFQWQAIFVLLVIYGSIMLVIVWFKLPETTKLRPRYAGPARRVWWTYLEVLRTRKAVGFMLAHTGASAVMFSFLTDSPFMYIDYFGVSPSQFPYLFGANVIVIVICNRLNNPLLKRLECHQILAIGTALQLAAVIGLFIAVNAFEPSLYAVVPLVMVAVGMIGLTAPNATAAFMQYFPHIGGTATALMGTIQFATGALAGTIIGQVHDGSLLPVTASMLAFGIFANVMVHFVAEAKQIEQPAPAQTDDTVAVAAD; encoded by the coding sequence ATGGCGAATACAGATGCCAGCGCCCCGATCAATACGCAGCGCCTTGCGATCCTGCTTGCCGCCCTGATCGCGACCGCACCATTTGCGATTGATACCTACCTGCCTGCCATTCCGGCGATGGCAGCAGATTTTGGCGCGCCGACGCATAATGTCGAAGTATCAATCAGCATGTTCCTGATTGGTTTTGCCCTGGGTCAGCTGATTGGCGGGCCGCTTTCGGATCGCGTTGGCCGTCGCCCGGTCGCGTTGATCGGGCTTGTGATTTACATCATCACCAGTGCGATCATCATCTTTGTCGACAGTTCCCTGTCGCTGAATGTCATGCGCTTTATCCAGGCGATTGGCGGCGGTTTTGCCCTTGTGATTGTCGGTGCATCGGTGCGCGACCTGTTTGATGGCAAGGATGCCGCGCGCATGTTTGCCCTGATCGCGGTGATCATGATGATTGCCCCGTTGGTCGCTCCAACGGTTGGTTCGGCCCTGCTGGTCTATTTCCAGTGGCAGGCGATTTTCGTCCTGCTGGTCATATATGGCAGCATCATGCTGGTGATTGTTTGGTTCAAGTTACCCGAAACCACCAAACTGCGCCCACGCTATGCCGGACCAGCACGACGGGTGTGGTGGACCTATCTGGAAGTCCTGCGTACGCGCAAGGCAGTTGGTTTCATGCTGGCCCACACCGGGGCAAGTGCGGTCATGTTCAGTTTCCTGACCGACAGCCCGTTCATGTATATTGATTATTTCGGCGTATCACCAAGCCAGTTCCCCTATCTGTTCGGGGCGAATGTCATTGTCATCGTGATCTGCAACCGCCTGAACAATCCGTTGCTGAAACGGCTTGAATGCCATCAGATACTTGCGATTGGCACCGCCCTTCAACTGGCGGCCGTGATCGGATTGTTCATTGCGGTGAATGCGTTTGAGCCGTCGCTATATGCTGTGGTGCCGCTGGTGATGGTTGCTGTCGGCATGATCGGGCTGACCGCACCAAACGCAACCGCGGCCTTCATGCAGTATTTCCCACATATCGGCGGGACGGCCACCGCCTTGATGGGGACCATACAGTTTGCCACCGGCGCATTAGCAGGCACCATTATCGGACAGGTCCATGACGGCAGTCTTCTGCCCGTGACAGCATCGATGCTGGCCTTTGGCATTTTCGCCAATGTCATGGTCCATTTCGTGGCCGAGGCAAAACAGATCGAACAGCCTGCCCCGGCCCAAACCGACGATACCGTCGCGGTTGCCGCAGATTAA
- a CDS encoding TRAP transporter large permease, giving the protein MTIAYLFITLFALMALGTPIGVALGLSSITTILFFGSDSLATLIEKLFNGMEHYTLLAIPFFILASTFLSTGGVARRLIRFAVDTVGWFHGGLAMASVLACMLFAAVSGSSPATVVAIGSVVIAGMIKSGYPRNFAAGVICNAGTLGILIPPSIVMVVYAAATQVSVGRMFLAGVIPGLIAGLMLMAVIYVVARIKKLPKQDRPSASEWFEGLFSASGGLLLVVVIMGGIYGGIFTPTEAAAVASVYALLVAIVFYRDMGPIKGVAWVPEKGMGVGAIIGYNLPKIGKAIALIPFDKDIRHVLLESGKVTIMLMFIIANAMLFAHVLTSERIPHTIAETIINWGLEPWAFLIVVNIILLIAGNFMEPSAILLIMAPILFPIAMKLGIDPIHLGIIMVVNMEIGLITPPVGLNLFVTSGITGMSLVQVVRAALPWLMILLVFLIIVTYIPAISTWLPTMLMGPEKVMNY; this is encoded by the coding sequence ATGACAATCGCATATCTGTTCATCACGCTGTTTGCGTTGATGGCGCTTGGCACCCCGATCGGCGTGGCGCTGGGCCTGTCATCCATCACCACCATCCTGTTCTTTGGATCGGACTCGCTTGCGACCCTGATCGAAAAACTGTTCAACGGGATGGAACATTACACCCTTCTGGCCATTCCGTTCTTCATCCTTGCCTCGACCTTCCTGTCGACCGGCGGGGTGGCACGTCGTCTGATCCGCTTTGCGGTGGATACGGTTGGCTGGTTCCATGGCGGCCTTGCCATGGCGTCCGTTCTGGCCTGTATGCTGTTTGCCGCTGTTTCTGGTTCCAGCCCGGCCACGGTTGTTGCCATTGGTTCGGTGGTGATCGCCGGCATGATCAAATCGGGGTATCCACGCAACTTTGCCGCCGGTGTGATCTGTAACGCCGGTACGCTTGGCATTCTGATCCCGCCATCCATCGTGATGGTGGTCTATGCCGCGGCAACCCAGGTTTCGGTCGGCCGCATGTTCCTGGCCGGTGTCATTCCCGGCTTGATCGCCGGTCTGATGCTGATGGCGGTGATCTATGTTGTCGCCCGGATCAAAAAGCTGCCCAAACAGGATCGTCCGAGCGCTTCGGAATGGTTTGAAGGCCTGTTTTCCGCATCCGGTGGCCTGCTTCTGGTGGTTGTGATCATGGGCGGTATCTATGGCGGGATCTTTACCCCGACCGAAGCCGCAGCCGTCGCATCCGTCTATGCCCTGCTGGTCGCTATCGTGTTTTATCGCGATATGGGCCCGATCAAGGGTGTTGCCTGGGTTCCGGAAAAAGGCATGGGTGTGGGCGCTATCATAGGCTACAACCTGCCTAAAATCGGCAAGGCCATCGCGCTGATCCCGTTCGACAAGGATATCCGCCACGTGCTGCTGGAGTCTGGCAAAGTGACCATCATGCTGATGTTCATCATTGCCAACGCCATGCTGTTTGCCCATGTGCTGACATCCGAACGCATTCCGCACACCATTGCAGAAACCATCATCAACTGGGGTCTGGAACCTTGGGCCTTCCTGATCGTGGTCAACATCATTCTGTTGATCGCGGGCAACTTCATGGAACCTTCGGCCATCCTTCTGATCATGGCACCGATCCTGTTCCCGATTGCGATGAAGCTTGGTATCGATCCGATCCATCTGGGCATCATCATGGTTGTGAACATGGAAATCGGCCTGATCACGCCGCCGGTCGGGCTTAACCTGTTCGTGACATCGGGTATCACCGGCATGTCGCTGGTTCAGGTGGTTCGTGCAGCCCTGCCTTGGCTGATGATCCTGCTGGTCTTCCTGATCATCGTGACATACATACCGGCAATTTCGACATGGCTTCCGACCATGCTGATGGGCCCGGAAAAGGTCATGAACTATTAG
- a CDS encoding TRAP transporter small permease → MIKTVVDRLEEGIIALLLAAMTVLTFVNVVLRYGFNSGMTWSMEITEFLFAWLVLFGMSYGVKVGSHIGVDALVQLFAKPAQRITGIFVALVCMTYAALILYGGWESMTFYHMIGIEAEDSPIPMWVVYLILPLGGALLLFRLGQVLWRILSGQQNGFSLADEAREAIETIGEGDEAEAMADGMVRRDNDK, encoded by the coding sequence ATGATTAAAACGGTCGTTGACCGGCTGGAGGAGGGCATTATTGCCCTCCTTCTCGCCGCCATGACGGTACTGACTTTCGTCAATGTCGTTCTTCGTTACGGCTTCAATTCCGGTATGACCTGGTCGATGGAAATCACCGAATTTCTGTTTGCCTGGCTTGTGCTTTTCGGCATGTCTTATGGCGTCAAGGTCGGATCCCATATCGGGGTCGATGCCCTTGTGCAGCTGTTTGCAAAACCCGCCCAGCGCATCACCGGTATCTTTGTTGCCCTGGTCTGCATGACCTATGCCGCGCTCATTCTTTATGGCGGCTGGGAAAGCATGACCTTCTATCACATGATCGGTATCGAGGCCGAAGATTCCCCGATCCCGATGTGGGTGGTCTATCTGATCCTGCCGCTTGGCGGTGCGTTACTGCTGTTCCGTCTCGGACAGGTCCTGTGGCGTATTCTTTCGGGTCAGCAAAACGGATTCTCGCTTGCCGACGAGGCACGCGAGGCGATCGAAACCATTGGCGAGGGCGATGAAGCCGAAGCCATGGCCGACGGCATGGTCCGTCGCGACAACGATAAATGA
- a CDS encoding TRAP transporter substrate-binding protein: MRPITKKLLATSVAMAAVLGMTSAASAQVVVKYAHVVAPNTPKGQGAEFFKKRAEEILGDKVKVEIYPNSQLFDDDKVLPAMLRGDVQLAAPSLAKFGKWTSKLGLFDLPFLFNDMEAVECFQKGEKGQELLLSMADKGLTGLGYWHNGLKQLSANKPLLTPADAAGLKFRIQSSDVLAAQFEAVDAVPQKMAFAETYSALQTGVVDGQENTWSNIYSQKFFEVQDYITESNHGLLDYLVVTSTKWWDGLDPEIQAGLKQAMDEATEYSNGLSGKLADEQRQLIVNSGETEIVKPSPDDVKAWREAMKPVWAQFEGDIGADLIEAAAACNK, translated from the coding sequence ATGCGTCCGATTACCAAAAAACTTCTCGCAACCAGCGTTGCAATGGCAGCTGTTCTTGGCATGACCAGCGCAGCATCCGCACAGGTTGTTGTCAAATATGCTCACGTGGTTGCCCCGAACACCCCGAAGGGTCAGGGCGCTGAGTTCTTCAAAAAGCGTGCTGAAGAAATCCTTGGTGACAAGGTTAAAGTCGAAATTTATCCGAACTCGCAGCTGTTCGATGACGACAAGGTTCTGCCGGCAATGCTCCGCGGTGACGTTCAGCTTGCTGCACCGTCGCTTGCGAAATTCGGCAAATGGACCTCGAAGCTCGGCCTGTTCGATCTTCCGTTCCTGTTCAACGACATGGAAGCTGTTGAATGCTTCCAGAAAGGTGAAAAAGGCCAGGAGCTTCTGCTTTCGATGGCTGACAAGGGTCTCACCGGTCTTGGTTACTGGCACAACGGCCTGAAACAGCTTTCGGCCAACAAGCCGCTTTTGACCCCGGCTGACGCCGCTGGCCTGAAATTCCGTATTCAGAGCTCGGACGTTCTTGCTGCCCAGTTCGAAGCTGTTGATGCCGTCCCGCAGAAAATGGCATTCGCCGAAACCTATTCGGCACTTCAGACCGGCGTTGTTGACGGTCAGGAAAATACCTGGTCGAACATCTATTCCCAGAAGTTCTTCGAAGTTCAGGATTACATCACTGAATCGAACCACGGTCTGCTCGACTATCTGGTCGTGACCTCGACCAAATGGTGGGACGGTCTTGATCCGGAAATCCAGGCTGGTCTGAAACAGGCCATGGACGAAGCAACCGAATACTCGAACGGTCTGTCGGGCAAACTGGCCGACGAACAGCGCCAGCTGATCGTTAACTCGGGCGAAACCGAAATCGTCAAACCGTCTCCTGACGATGTCAAAGCATGGCGCGAAGCCATGAAGCCTGTCTGGGCTCAGTTCGAAGGTGATATCGGTGCCGATCTGATCGAAGCCGCCGCCGCCTGCAACAAGTAA
- a CDS encoding sigma-54 dependent transcriptional regulator — MNNSAHCVLFVDDDEDVREAAQQTLELADIPVECHSDAGSALERIRRGWPGILITDIRMPRMDGMELLSQIRKTEPEMPVILVTGHGDVATAVRAMREGAFDFIEKPFDPDHFIDVARRAMAHRQLVLENRTLKAELARHSKEVSGLIGRTPAMEKLRTLIGNIAATDAHVLINGETGAGKEVVARTLHEASGRPGQFVAVNCGAMPENLIESELFGHEAGAFTGAENKRIGKFEFADKGTMFLDEIESMPLSLQVKLLRVLQERALERLGSNKLQPIDLRVVAATKIDLREASSRGAFREDLYYRLNVVQLHIPPLRDRKDDIPLLFQHFMKEAQGRFGREFAPLNGTEIARLTAHDWPGNVRELRNAAERRVLGLDPFAGDSAQTIENVLSLPQQVEAFEKGVICEALRQHGGHVTATVNALGVPRKTFYDKLAKYGIVPAEFRNKSDG, encoded by the coding sequence TTGAATAACTCGGCCCATTGCGTTCTGTTTGTCGATGACGACGAAGATGTGCGGGAAGCCGCACAGCAAACGCTGGAGCTTGCCGACATCCCTGTCGAATGCCACAGCGACGCCGGTTCGGCGCTGGAACGCATTCGCCGCGGCTGGCCCGGAATCCTGATTACCGATATCCGCATGCCACGCATGGATGGCATGGAATTGCTGTCCCAGATCCGTAAAACCGAACCGGAAATGCCGGTGATCCTTGTCACCGGGCATGGCGACGTTGCCACTGCGGTGCGTGCCATGCGCGAAGGCGCGTTTGATTTCATCGAAAAACCGTTCGATCCGGACCATTTCATCGATGTTGCACGCCGGGCCATGGCCCATCGGCAGTTGGTTCTTGAAAACAGGACGCTCAAGGCCGAACTGGCCCGCCACAGCAAGGAAGTATCGGGCCTGATCGGTCGAACGCCTGCCATGGAAAAGCTGCGCACGCTGATTGGCAATATCGCCGCGACCGATGCCCATGTCCTGATCAATGGCGAAACAGGTGCGGGCAAAGAAGTGGTTGCGCGCACCCTGCACGAGGCATCAGGCCGCCCCGGGCAGTTTGTCGCGGTCAATTGCGGGGCAATGCCTGAAAACCTGATTGAATCCGAACTTTTCGGCCACGAAGCAGGTGCCTTTACCGGGGCTGAAAACAAGCGCATCGGCAAATTCGAATTTGCCGACAAGGGCACCATGTTCCTGGATGAAATCGAAAGCATGCCGTTGTCCCTGCAGGTCAAGCTGCTGCGTGTGCTACAGGAACGCGCGCTGGAACGATTGGGATCGAACAAGTTGCAACCGATTGATTTGCGTGTGGTTGCCGCAACCAAGATTGACCTGCGCGAGGCATCATCACGCGGGGCATTCCGCGAAGATTTGTATTACCGCCTGAATGTCGTCCAACTTCACATTCCGCCATTGCGTGATCGAAAGGATGACATCCCCCTTCTGTTCCAGCATTTCATGAAAGAGGCGCAAGGACGGTTTGGCCGGGAATTTGCCCCGTTGAACGGTACCGAAATCGCCCGCCTGACGGCCCATGACTGGCCAGGCAATGTGCGCGAATTGCGCAATGCCGCTGAACGCCGGGTGCTGGGCCTTGATCCGTTTGCCGGTGACAGCGCACAGACAATCGAAAATGTCCTGTCGCTGCCCCAACAGGTCGAAGCCTTTGAAAAAGGCGTGATTTGCGAGGCCCTGCGCCAGCATGGCGGCCATGTCACTGCGACGGTCAATGCGCTGGGTGTCCCGCGCAAAACCTTCTATGACAAACTTGCCAAATACGGCATCGTCCCGGCTGAATTCCGCAATAAATCGGACGGCTGA
- a CDS encoding ATP-binding protein has product MLKTSISAKRSARLVLAGMLILLPVTVWLTTELWRETRLVEITEDGRNKLELYRSNLQGAIKEHEYLPITLASDKRIIDLALHSSPSDAAEVNVYLEKLAADSGASDIYFMDRNGTTIAASNWNSDASFVGRNFAFRPYFKQAEAGLTGHYFAFGITSNVPGYYISHPVRPNGTEFEGVMVVKTHLETLVQRWARGNENVLVTDENGIVIITSRPEWRFRDLIGISPEDRPALMLSRKYGEYPLDPMPVHQGEWPGNDGIGILSLAPAQVITPEALQSGQPATTNAEAEAAEKAPKDAKPYLVIRSPLPKQGWNIYLLTDKAVLDQSILTAGFIGGAMHIIIMGTIFVLLQRRRAMLEQIEIRDWSQRELERQVRLRTADLMSSNLRLAEEISERRRTEDALRTAQAELVQAGKLAALGQMSAGIAHEINQPLTAIRSYAENALKFIARGNDETASRNLGRISELTERMGRITNHLKTFARRPKHDTHPVALAGPLEKAIDLLRETGRAGLADIRYQATENIALVTAEENQLEQVFLNILSNAADACRDEEFPQIGIMLEEKDGRVLVAITDNGPGILPENLPKLFDPFFTTKPFGDGLGLGLSICYGIMRSFGGTIRAENRPTGGACFTIELRCVEQMTGHDGTSTSTSSPMPDTTSGQTAETEGVETDLLVHRMIAP; this is encoded by the coding sequence ATGCTCAAGACATCAATATCCGCAAAGCGAAGCGCACGGCTGGTTTTGGCCGGCATGCTGATATTGCTGCCTGTTACCGTCTGGCTGACCACGGAACTGTGGCGCGAAACCCGTCTTGTCGAAATCACCGAGGACGGCCGCAACAAGCTGGAACTTTACCGTTCCAACCTTCAGGGCGCGATCAAGGAACACGAATATCTTCCGATCACGCTTGCCAGTGACAAACGCATCATCGACCTTGCCCTGCATTCCAGCCCGTCAGACGCGGCCGAGGTCAATGTCTATCTGGAAAAACTCGCCGCCGACAGTGGCGCATCCGACATCTATTTCATGGATCGCAACGGGACGACAATTGCAGCCAGCAACTGGAACAGCGACGCATCCTTTGTCGGGCGTAATTTCGCGTTTCGCCCCTATTTCAAACAGGCCGAAGCCGGACTGACCGGTCACTATTTTGCATTTGGCATCACGTCAAATGTGCCGGGCTATTACATATCGCATCCGGTGCGCCCGAACGGCACGGAATTCGAAGGTGTAATGGTGGTGAAAACCCATCTGGAAACACTGGTGCAACGCTGGGCGCGTGGGAATGAAAACGTTCTGGTGACCGATGAAAACGGCATTGTCATCATTACATCCCGCCCCGAATGGCGGTTCCGCGATCTGATTGGCATCTCCCCCGAAGACCGCCCGGCATTGATGCTGTCGCGCAAATACGGTGAATATCCCCTGGACCCGATGCCGGTTCACCAGGGCGAATGGCCCGGCAATGACGGGATCGGTATCCTGTCCCTTGCCCCGGCACAGGTCATAACGCCCGAAGCCCTGCAGTCAGGTCAGCCCGCCACCACAAATGCAGAAGCGGAAGCCGCGGAAAAAGCCCCAAAAGATGCCAAACCCTATCTGGTAATCCGAAGCCCCCTGCCCAAACAGGGCTGGAACATATACCTGCTGACCGACAAGGCGGTTCTGGATCAGTCGATCCTGACCGCCGGTTTCATTGGCGGGGCGATGCATATCATCATCATGGGAACGATATTTGTTCTGCTGCAGCGCCGCCGCGCGATGCTTGAACAAATCGAAATTCGTGACTGGTCGCAACGCGAACTGGAACGTCAGGTACGGCTTCGCACCGCCGACCTCATGAGCTCCAACCTGCGCCTTGCCGAGGAAATAAGCGAACGCCGCCGGACAGAGGACGCGCTGCGCACGGCACAGGCCGAACTGGTGCAGGCAGGCAAACTTGCCGCCCTTGGCCAGATGTCGGCAGGCATCGCACATGAAATCAATCAGCCGCTGACCGCCATTCGAAGCTATGCCGAAAATGCGTTGAAATTCATTGCGCGCGGCAATGATGAAACCGCCAGTCGCAATCTGGGCCGGATTTCCGAACTGACCGAACGCATGGGCCGGATCACCAACCATCTGAAAACTTTTGCCCGCCGCCCCAAACACGACACGCACCCCGTTGCCCTTGCCGGTCCACTGGAAAAGGCGATTGACCTTTTGCGCGAAACCGGGCGGGCCGGACTGGCCGATATCCGGTATCAGGCAACTGAAAACATCGCACTGGTGACCGCCGAGGAAAACCAGCTCGAACAGGTTTTCCTCAATATCCTGAGCAACGCCGCCGATGCCTGCCGGGATGAGGAATTCCCGCAAATCGGGATTATGCTGGAAGAAAAGGATGGCCGCGTTCTGGTCGCGATTACCGATAACGGCCCCGGTATCCTGCCCGAAAACCTGCCCAAACTGTTCGACCCCTTCTTTACCACCAAACCGTTTGGCGACGGGCTGGGGCTTGGGCTTTCGATCTGTTATGGCATCATGCGCAGCTTTGGCGGCACGATACGTGCGGAAAACCGCCCGACGGGCGGGGCCTGTTTCACAATTGAATTGCGATGTGTCGAACAGATGACCGGGCATGACGGCACATCAACCTCGACGTCATCGCCGATGCCTGATACAACATCCGGCCAAACCGCCGAAACAGAAGGCGTGGAAACGGATCTGCTGGTACATCGTATGATCGCCCCGTGA
- a CDS encoding mitochondrial fission ELM1 family protein, which produces MTDDDAHLIWVLADDRAGNVNQAVGVAEALAQPFKRIDIGYTNLARLPNVIRRASLLGVDIASRARLVAPWPDLVIAAGRRTAPIARWIKKQSNGHTRICQIMRPDGGEGAFDLIAVPAHDRMAARDNVLEIPGAPHRVTETRLLIEADTWRPHFKGLPKPHIALIIGGSTKATVFTASMARELAGRAIEATKAIDGSLLVTTSRRTGQENEAIIAEMLSASGVPYHLHDWNAKAENPYFGYLALADILIVTGDSVSMCCEASAAPGGVYIYAPDGIANPRHQLLHQALYDGDYARPLLPNTEIVPFKHPSLQPARMVAQRCLELLSAPVS; this is translated from the coding sequence ATGACCGATGATGATGCACACCTGATCTGGGTTCTGGCCGATGATCGCGCCGGAAACGTCAATCAGGCCGTCGGCGTGGCAGAAGCACTGGCCCAGCCCTTCAAGCGGATCGATATCGGTTATACCAATCTGGCGCGCCTGCCCAATGTTATCCGCCGCGCCAGCCTTTTGGGGGTGGATATCGCGTCGCGCGCGCGTCTTGTCGCGCCCTGGCCCGATCTGGTGATTGCCGCAGGGCGGCGGACCGCACCGATTGCGCGCTGGATCAAAAAGCAAAGCAACGGCCATACACGGATTTGCCAGATCATGCGTCCGGACGGGGGCGAGGGGGCGTTTGACCTGATTGCCGTTCCCGCCCATGACCGGATGGCGGCACGTGACAATGTTCTGGAAATTCCCGGCGCCCCGCACCGCGTGACCGAAACGCGCCTTCTGATCGAAGCCGATACCTGGCGCCCGCATTTCAAGGGACTGCCAAAGCCACATATCGCCCTGATCATTGGCGGCAGCACCAAGGCCACGGTTTTCACAGCCAGCATGGCGCGTGAACTGGCCGGGCGGGCGATTGAGGCCACAAAGGCGATAGATGGCAGCCTGCTTGTCACGACGAGCCGCCGCACCGGGCAGGAAAACGAGGCGATCATTGCAGAAATGCTGAGCGCATCTGGTGTGCCCTATCACCTGCATGACTGGAACGCGAAGGCGGAAAATCCGTATTTCGGCTATCTGGCGCTGGCGGATATCCTGATTGTTACGGGTGACTCGGTTTCAATGTGTTGCGAGGCCTCAGCCGCACCAGGCGGGGTTTATATCTATGCCCCCGATGGTATCGCAAACCCGCGCCATCAGCTTTTGCATCAGGCATTGTATGATGGTGATTATGCCCGACCGTTGTTGCCAAATACCGAAATCGTACCGTTCAAACATCCGTCCCTGCAACCGGCCCGCATGGTGGCACAGCGCTGCCTTGAATTGCTGAGCGCGCCGGTTTCTTAA